Sequence from the Pantanalinema sp. genome:
CGGCATCCTGACCCAGAAGCTGCCCTGGGGCCTGGTGCTCATCGGCGTCTTCCTCGCGCTCATGATGGAGCTGTGCGGCGTGGCGGCCCTGCCCTTCGCCGTCGGCGCCTACCTGCCCATCGCGACCTCGGTGCCCATCATGGCGGGCGGCCTGATCCGCCTGCTGGTGGACCGCCGCCGCAAGGCCACCGCCACCAAGGAGTCCGAGGAGTTCGCCCCCGGCGTGCTGCTGTCCTCGGGCCTCATCGCGGGCGGCTCGATCGCGGGCGTGCTGGTCGCGGGCCTCGCCGGCGCCGGCCTCGACCGCTTCATCGACCTCACGGGCGTCGCGGGTCCGCTGGCCGAGAGCGACCTCTTCGCCCTCTTGCCCTTCGCGGTCCTGGTGGCCGTCCTGTGGCGGGTGGGCCGCAAGCGCCCCGAGACCACCTAAGCAGCCACTCTCTCGTCACGACGAGCCCCGCACCCGCCTGGTGCGGGGCTTCTTGCTTGCAATTACGATCAGGCGCGATCCAATCAGGTCCGTTGATACTTGAAAAACCTACCTGGGTAGGATAAGGTCAGACCATGCCGACCGTCGCGAGCATCGAGGGCTACGAAATCCGAGTGCTCACTCGCAACGAGCACCGGCCCCGGCACGTCCATGTCTTCAAGGCCGACTGGGAGCCGCGCGTCCGGATCGGAGAGCTTGCCGAGTTCTGGGACATCAAGTACGGAGCCCCGAGCAACAGGGAGGTGCGGCGTGCAATCGAGCTCGTCGGGCAGTATCTGGACGCCTGCAACATGAAGTGGGAGGAGTGCAATGGCCACCTATAAGCTGCCCACCGACGAAGAGATCGCAGCCGCTCGGCGCGGCGCCGCCGCCGAGGATGAGGTGGCGGCGGTTTCCGTTCGCTATCTTCCCGAGAGGCACGAGATCCAGCTGGGCCTCCGCAGCGGCGTGACGCTCGAGATCCCGCTCGACAAGATCGGCGAGCTGAGCGCGGCAACCCCCGCTGACCTGGAACAGGTTGCTCTGACCCCTTCCGGGACCACGCTCATGTGCCGTCCTCTGGACGTGGACATCTCGGTGGAGGGTCTCGTCCTGGATCTGCTGGGCGGTGACGACTGGAAGCGTGCGATGCGTCGCCGTCTCAACCAGGAGGCCGCGCGCAAGACCAGCGCGAAGAAGGCGGCTTCGAGTGCCGAGAACGGCAAGAAGGGCGGACGCCCCCGCAAACCCCTCGCTCTCTAGCGCTCAATACGCTTCGTTTCGAACGGCCCGCCTGCTTCAAGGCGGGCCGTTCGCGTGGGTGGTTTCGCGGGGCTCGGTGGGTATGAAAGCCTGGTAGGATGCTACTATCAGGCCCGAACACCCGCCGTGATCCCGGAGGAACGATGCTCGACCCCATGCCCGTGCCCGCCAAGGAGCGCCAGGAGCCGCGTCTGGTCTTCGGGGTCATGGGAGCGGCGAGCGGCCAGATGAGTCCCGAGGCCCTGGAGCTCGCCTACCGGCTGGGAGGGGCGATCGCCCGCGCAGGCTGCACCGTCCTCACCGGGGCCTGCCCAGGCCTGCCGCACCAGGCGGTGCTCGGGGCCAAGGCCGAGGGCGGCCTGACCGTGGGCATCTCGCCGGCCGCCGGCCGCACCGAGCATTCCGCCCGCTACGGATCCCCTCTCGACTGCCTGGACTTCGTCGTCTACACCGGCGCCGGCCTGATGGGCCGCGAGGTCCCCAACGTCCTGTCCAGCGACGTGGTGGTGATCGTGGGCGGCCGCTCGGGGACCCTCGGCGAGTTCGCGATCGCCTACGAGGAGGGCAAGCTCATCGGGGTCCTGGAGGGCACCGGCGGCATCACCCCGGGCATCGCCTCGCTGGTCGCGCTGTGCGACAAGCCGACCGGGGCCGAGGTCCTCCACGACGCGGACCCCCAGGCGCTGGTCTCGCGCCTTCTGGCGCGCTTCGCGCAGCGAGTTCCCGGCGCCGAGCGACGCAACACCGAGGCCCTCGGATCCGAAGCATCGGTCCGGGCCTGAGACGAAAGGCAGAACCACCGACGATGGCGACGATTCGCTTCCTGGGGGCGGCCGGCGACGTGACCGGCTCCAAGTACCTCATCCAGACCGACAAGGCGACGGTGCTGGTCGACTGCGGCCTGTTCCAGGGCGGGCGGGCCCTGCGCGATCGGAACTATCAAGCGCCCGACTTCAAGCCCTCCGAGATCGACGCGGTGGTGCTGACCCACGCCCACCTGGACCACTCGGGCTACCTGCCCCGCCTGGTCGTCGACGGCTACGGCCGCAAGGTCTTCGCCACCCCCGGCACCTGCGACCTGCTCTCGATCCTGCTGCCCGACTCGGGCTTCTTGCAGGAGGAGGACGCGGCCTACGCCAACCGCAAGGCCTGGTCGCGCCATCGGCCCGCCAAGGCGCTCTACACCATGCTCGACGCCCAGCGCGCCCTGCGCCACCTGCGCCCGGTGCCCTACCTCACCCCGCGCGAGGTCGCCCCGGGCGTCACGGTGACCTTCCACCCTGCGGGCCACATCATCGGCTCGGCGATCGTCGTGATGGAGCTCGCCGAGCGCACGGGCAAGACCGTCGTGGCCTTCTCGGGGGACCTCGGCCGCTCGGGCGCCCCCATCCTCAAGGACCCGGCGCGCATCCCCCGCGCCGACTACGTGCTGGTGGAGTCGACCTACGGGGATCGCCTCCACCCCGAGACCCCGCCCGAGGCGGAGCTCGCGCGGGTCGTGCGGGAGTCGGTCCGGAAAGGGGGCATGCTCGTCATCCCGGCCTTCGCGGTGGGCCGCACCCAGGAGCTGCTCTACGTCCTCAGGGAGCTGGAGGACCGAGGCGAGATCCCCGAGCTTCCGGTCCACGTGGACAGCCCCATGGCCGTGGACGCGACCCAGATCACCCTCGCGCACGCCGAGGAGTTCGACCGCGAGGCGCGCGAGCGCCTGCGCGGGAACGGCGAGGCCCTCATGCCGCGGCGCATCCGGTTCGCCCGCAGCTCCGATCAGTCGCGGGCCCTCAACGCCCTGGAGGGCCCCGGGATCATCCTCTCCGCCAGCGGCATGTGCACGGGCGGGCGCATCAAGCACCACCTGGCCCGCCGCCTCCCGGAGGAGCGGAACACCGTCTGCTTCGTGGGCTTCCAGGCCGCCCAGACCAAGGGCCGCCAGCTCGTGGATGGCGCCCAGGTCGTGCGCATCCACGGCCAGGAGGTGCCGGTCCGGGCGCGGATCGAGCGGGTGGACGGCTTCTCGGCTCACGCCGACCAGCGCCAGCTGCTCGCCTGGCTCGGCGGCTTCGAGCGCGCCCCGCGCCGGGCCTTCGTGGTCCACGGCGAGCCCGAGGCCAGCCAGGCCCTCTGCGAGCGCATCCGCGAGGATCTCGGCTGGAAGATCCACGTCCCGGCATGGGGCGAGGCGGTCGTCCTCCAGGCCGGGGAGAACCCCGCCGCCGAGCGCCCCGCCGCGAAAGCCTAGCGCCGATTGGCGCAAAGCGCGGCGCGAGGGGAGAGCGCCTGGGTCGTCCGAGGCGCCTTCAGCGCCGCGCGCGCCGCCACCGCGAGCCAGACCTCGCTCGCGCCCGCCTGCCGCAGGGCGCCGGCGGCCCCCCAGGCGGTGGCCCCCGAGGTCATGATGTCGTCGACCAAGAGGATGCGCCGCCCCTTGATCCGGCCGGGCTCGCCCGCGAAGGCGGCGCTCGCCTCCTCCCAGCGATCCGAGCGCCCGCGCAGGTAGAAGGGGCGGCCGTGCGTCGGCCGGCTCAGGGCCAGCGGGGTATAGTCGAGCATCAGGCGCCGCGCCACCTGCCAGGCGATCAGCTCGGCCTGGTTGTAGCCGCGCTGGCGCCTGCGTGTCGGGTGGATCGGCACCGGCACCACCAGCCAGCCGGGATCGACGAGCAGCCGCATCTTGTCGGCCAGCAGTCCCCCCAAATACAGCCCCAGATCGGCGCGGGCCTGGTACTTGAGCTGGCGGATGAGCTTGCGCAGGCTCCCGGCGTAGGTGCCGATCGTGAAGACCCCCTCGACCCCGCCCGGGTTCTGCCGGCACAAGGAGCACTCGCCCTGCAGGCTCAGGACGCCCTGGCAGCGCCGGCAGCGGTGCGCCGGCAGCGGATCGAGGTAGGCCAGGCAGGTGGGGCAGAGCGGGTCGCGACCTTCGGCCTCGCAGCCGAGGCAGGGCCCGGCGAGAACGCGGCCGGCCAGGTGCTGGAAGAGGACGTGGGGCCAGGCCGGGGGCAAGAGCGGACGATCCATGCGTTACCTCCGATCAGGGTCGCGACGAGCGGGGTGCGATCGCAGAGGGGCAGGCGTGGTCTGGGTTATTTGATTTTATAGCGATAAATTGTATTTATGTCAATCTTCTGGCGCGCCGCCAGAGCCAGCACAGCACGAGGGCCGTGGCGGCGCCCATGGCATCGATGCCCACGTCGAAGAGGGCCGGCCCCCGGCCGGGCACGAAGGCCTGGTGCAGCTCGTCGGAGGCGGCGTAGGCGGTGGCGGCCGCCCAGGCGAGGACGAAGCGCCAGCGGCCCTTCGGCAGCGCCCACGCCCACAGCAGCGCGAGGATGGCGTACTCGGTGAAGTGGGAGGCCTTGCGGAACAGCAGGCCGATCAGCTCGAGCCGCTCGGGTGAGGCCTCGACCCCGACGAGCTCCAGCGCGGCCCTGACCAGGGCGCCGGAGTGCTCGCCCGACGAGCCGTCGGCGGAGGCCATGAAGATGACGGCCATCCAGGCCGCGACCAGGCCCCAGCGGAGCGCGCGGGCGGGCCACTGGGCGATCGGGGGCGTGGGGGCGAAGCGCTTGGGCATCAGGGGGCGATCCGATTTCGCGCCGTTAGGCGAGCACGGCGGGGGGGAATGAGGAGGCTTGGCGAGGCCTGTATTCCAGCTTACGGAACGGGGTCGGGGGGCGCAAGGTGCCGATCCCCGAAACCTTTGCTAAGCTCATGCAGGAGCCCGGGAGCGCTGCACGACGCCCCGCGACGTCCGCCTTTCTCGAACGACCACTGGGGGTATCAATGGCGCGTATTTGTCTGGTCGGCCTCGGTCTCATCGGAGGCTCCCTTCACATGGCCCTCTCGGGCCACCACGACCTCATCGGGGTCGACCCGGATCCGGCGGTGCTCGCGCTCGCCAAGGAGCGCGGCATCGAGGCCACCAAGGACCTCGCGGCCGGCGTCGAGGGAGCGGACCTCGTCATCGTGGCCGTGCCCCTCGGCAAGATCCCCCAGGTCTTCAAGCAGCTCGCGCCGCTGGTGAAGCCCGGCACCCTCGTCACCGACGTGGGCAGCGTCAAGGGTACCGTCGTGCGCGCGGGCGCTCCGCTCTTCCTCGAGGGCGCCTTCGTCGGCGGGCACCCCATGGCAGGCACCGAGCAGCGGGGGCTCTCCAACGCGGCAGAGGACCTCTTCGAGGGCTGCACCTACGTCCTGACCCCGACCAACGACGCCGAGCGCAAGGCCGGCGAGCGGGTCAAGGAGCTGCTCGCGCCGCTCAAGGCCCGCTTCGTCGAGATGGAGCCGGCCGCTCACGACCTGGCCGTGGCCTACACCAGCCACATGCCCTTCCTGATGGCCACCTCGGTGGCGCGCATCGCCCAGGGGGCCACCAAGGACGTGCCGGACCTGCCCCTGGTGGCGGCCGCCGGCTTCCGCGACACCACCCGCCTGGCCATGAGCAACCCGACCCTCGGCGCCGACATCTGCATGGCCAACCGCGAGGCCCTGCTGCATGCGATCGCGGCCATGCGCTACCAGCTCTCCCAGTTCGAGATCATGCTCCAGAACGAGATCACCGTCGGCCTGGAGGGCCTCTTCTCCGGGGTCGGCAAGTGGCGCGAAGAGCTCAAGCTGTGAGCCGGGCATCGATCGATCGCCTGAGCGTCTCGCCCGGCGGAGCGCTGCGCGGCACCGTGCGCATCCCGGGGGACAAGTCCCTCTCGCACCGGGCCGTCATGCTCGGGGCGATCGCGAAGGGATCGTCGCGCATCACGAACTTCCTGCCGGGCGAGGACTGCCTGGGGACGATCCGCTGCTTCCGCGCCCTGGGGGTGCCCATCGAGGGCGAAGGGTCCGAGTGGGTCGTCCACGGCCAGGGGCTGCGCGGCCTCGAGGAGCCCTCGGGGATCCTCGACGTGGGCAACTCGGGCACGACCATGCGCCTGATGCTCGGCCTTCTGGCCGGGACGCCGGGCTTCTCGGTGGTGACGGGCGACGCCTCGATCGTCAGGCGCCCCATGCTCCGGGTCGTGACGCCCCTGCGCCTGATGGGGGCCTCGATCGACGGGCGCGACCAGGGCGCCCTCGCCCCGCTCGCCGTGCGCGGGCGGCCCCTGACGGCCATCTCCTACCGCAGCCCGGTCGCCAGCGCCCAGATCAAGAGCGCGGTGCTGCTCGCGGGGCTGTTGGCCGAGGGCACGACCTCGGTCACCGAGCCCGCGCTGAGCCGCGATCACACCGAGCTGATGCTACAGGCCATGGGGGCGCGCCTCAGGCGCGACGGCCTCACGGTCTCGGTCGAGGGCGGGCACGAACTCACCGGCGCGGACGTGGAGGTTCCGGGGGACATCTCGAGCGCGGCCTTCTGGCTGGTGGCCGCCTCGATCGCCCCCGGCTCGGACCTCTTGCTCGAGAACGTGGGGATGAACCCCACCCGCACCGGGATTCTCGAGGTGCTCGCGCGGATGGGGGCCGACATCACGCCCCTCAACGCGCGAGAGATCGCCGGCGAGAGGGTGGCGGACCTGCGGGTGCGCGCGGCCGAGCTCTCGGGGACGCGCATCGAGGGCGAGGTCATCCCGCGCCTGGTGGACGAGATCCCGATCCTGGCGCTCGCGGCCGCGTGCGCCAGGGGCACCACCCACATCCGGGACGCCCAGGAGCTCAGGGTCAAGGAGTCCGATCGGCTGAAGGCGATCGCCACCGAGCTTACCAAGCTCGGCGCCATGGTGCAGGAGCTGCCCGACGGCCTTCTCATCGAGGGCGCCACCCGCTGGCACGGCGCGAGCTGCCAGAGCCGCGGCGACCACCGCATCGCCATGATGCTGGGCCTCTCGGCGCTCGTGACGCCGCAACCGGTGGAGATCGAGGGGGTGCGCTGCACCGAGACCAGCTATCCAGGCTTCTGGGACACGTTCGCGGGGCTGCGGGCCTAGGCGAACACGATCTCCCGGGGCGCCTTGCAACTTCCGGTCGGCGATGATAGGATCGCTGACGGCGGAGCCCTTGTGCCCATGCGGCCCGGACTCCGACCAAAAAATAAAATCCGAAAGAGAGTGCATCAAACCATGAGGGAACTGGAAACCCACGCGCAAGAAGAAGAAATGATGGAGATCGACTACGAAAGCACGTTCGTCGACTTCCAGCAGGGCGACATCGTCAAGGGACGTGTCGTGCGCGTTTCGCCCGACGAGATCCTCGTCGACGTGGGCGGCAAGTCGGAAGGCGTCATCCCCATCAAGGAGCTTTCCGCGATTCCGGTCGGCAATGTCCGCGAGTTCATCAAGGAGGGCGAGGAGCTCGAGCTCTACGTCCTGCGCGAAGAGGATGAGGACGGTCAGCTGACCCTCTCCAAGCGTCGCGTCGATCAGGCCCGCGGCTGGGTCCAGGCCCTCGAGGACTACAACCAGGAGCGCGTCATCCAGGCCAAGGTCACCGGCGTGGTCAAGGGCGGCGTGATCGTGGATGCCTACAAGCTCCGCGGCTTCGTTCCCGCCAGCCAGCTCCGCACCAAGGGCTCCCACGAGGAGCTCGTCGGCACCGAGCTGCCCCTCAAGATCATCGAAGTCGATCAGCGCCGCAACAAGCTCATCCTGTCGCACCGCCAGGCGGTCGCGGCCGAGAAGGGCAAGCTGCGCGCCGAGGTCCTCGCGACCCTCGAAGTCGGCCAGATCATCACCGGCAAGGTCGTTCGCATCGCCGACTTCGGCGCGTTCATCGACCTCGGCGGCATCGATGGCCTGCTGCCCATCTCCGAGATCGCCTGGCAGCGCATCCAGCACCCCTCGAACGTCCTCAACATCGGCGACGAGCTGACCCTCAAGGTCCTCAAGGTCGATCGCGAAGCCCACAAGATCAGCCTGTCGCTCAAGCAGCTCCAGGAGGATCCCTGGACGACCCTTTCGGATCGCTTCCAGGAAGGCATGACCATCCCCGGTCGCGTCACCAAGCTCGCGAGCTTCGGCGCGTTCGTCGAGATCGAGCCCGGCGTCGAGGCGCTCCTGCCCACCGCCGAGATGAGCTCGCAGCAGGTCAAGCCCGAGGACGTGGTCGAGGTCGGCCAGGAAATCACCGCGCTCATCAAGCGCTTCCGTCCGGAAGAGAAGCGCATCTCGCTCTCGCTGCGCGACAAGGATCGCCCGGCGGGTGATGAGGGCGATGAATAACAAGGGAGGCATCATCACCGCGATCGCGCCCCAGAGCCTGGCCGAAGAGGCCGGGCTCCAGGTGGGGGACATCCTCCAAGCGATCAACGGCGAGACCCTCACCGATCTCATCGATTACCGCTACCAGGTGGCGGAAGAAGTCGTGGAGCTGTCCCTCGTTCGCGAGGGGCAGCTTCTGACGATCGAGATCGAGAAGGAAATCGACGAGGATCTGGGCCTGGAGTTCCAGGACGCGGTGTTCGACCAGATCCGGGTCTGCGCCAACAACTGCACCTTCTGCTTCATTCACCAGCAGCCGGACGGGATGCGCGAGTCGCTCTACATCATGGACGACGACTACCGCCTCTCCTTCCTGCAGGGCAACTTC
This genomic interval carries:
- a CDS encoding MBL fold metallo-hydrolase, with translation MATIRFLGAAGDVTGSKYLIQTDKATVLVDCGLFQGGRALRDRNYQAPDFKPSEIDAVVLTHAHLDHSGYLPRLVVDGYGRKVFATPGTCDLLSILLPDSGFLQEEDAAYANRKAWSRHRPAKALYTMLDAQRALRHLRPVPYLTPREVAPGVTVTFHPAGHIIGSAIVVMELAERTGKTVVAFSGDLGRSGAPILKDPARIPRADYVLVESTYGDRLHPETPPEAELARVVRESVRKGGMLVIPAFAVGRTQELLYVLRELEDRGEIPELPVHVDSPMAVDATQITLAHAEEFDREARERLRGNGEALMPRRIRFARSSDQSRALNALEGPGIILSASGMCTGGRIKHHLARRLPEERNTVCFVGFQAAQTKGRQLVDGAQVVRIHGQEVPVRARIERVDGFSAHADQRQLLAWLGGFERAPRRAFVVHGEPEASQALCERIREDLGWKIHVPAWGEAVVLQAGENPAAERPAAKA
- a CDS encoding DUF4160 domain-containing protein, whose product is MPTVASIEGYEIRVLTRNEHRPRHVHVFKADWEPRVRIGELAEFWDIKYGAPSNREVRRAIELVGQYLDACNMKWEECNGHL
- a CDS encoding DUF2442 domain-containing protein, producing MATYKLPTDEEIAAARRGAAAEDEVAAVSVRYLPERHEIQLGLRSGVTLEIPLDKIGELSAATPADLEQVALTPSGTTLMCRPLDVDISVEGLVLDLLGGDDWKRAMRRRLNQEAARKTSAKKAASSAENGKKGGRPRKPLAL
- the rpsA gene encoding 30S ribosomal protein S1 — encoded protein: MRELETHAQEEEMMEIDYESTFVDFQQGDIVKGRVVRVSPDEILVDVGGKSEGVIPIKELSAIPVGNVREFIKEGEELELYVLREEDEDGQLTLSKRRVDQARGWVQALEDYNQERVIQAKVTGVVKGGVIVDAYKLRGFVPASQLRTKGSHEELVGTELPLKIIEVDQRRNKLILSHRQAVAAEKGKLRAEVLATLEVGQIITGKVVRIADFGAFIDLGGIDGLLPISEIAWQRIQHPSNVLNIGDELTLKVLKVDREAHKISLSLKQLQEDPWTTLSDRFQEGMTIPGRVTKLASFGAFVEIEPGVEALLPTAEMSSQQVKPEDVVEVGQEITALIKRFRPEEKRISLSLRDKDRPAGDEGDE
- the aroA gene encoding 3-phosphoshikimate 1-carboxyvinyltransferase, producing the protein MSRASIDRLSVSPGGALRGTVRIPGDKSLSHRAVMLGAIAKGSSRITNFLPGEDCLGTIRCFRALGVPIEGEGSEWVVHGQGLRGLEEPSGILDVGNSGTTMRLMLGLLAGTPGFSVVTGDASIVRRPMLRVVTPLRLMGASIDGRDQGALAPLAVRGRPLTAISYRSPVASAQIKSAVLLAGLLAEGTTSVTEPALSRDHTELMLQAMGARLRRDGLTVSVEGGHELTGADVEVPGDISSAAFWLVAASIAPGSDLLLENVGMNPTRTGILEVLARMGADITPLNAREIAGERVADLRVRAAELSGTRIEGEVIPRLVDEIPILALAAACARGTTHIRDAQELRVKESDRLKAIATELTKLGAMVQELPDGLLIEGATRWHGASCQSRGDHRIAMMLGLSALVTPQPVEIEGVRCTETSYPGFWDTFAGLRA
- a CDS encoding VanZ family protein, with amino-acid sequence MPKRFAPTPPIAQWPARALRWGLVAAWMAVIFMASADGSSGEHSGALVRAALELVGVEASPERLELIGLLFRKASHFTEYAILALLWAWALPKGRWRFVLAWAAATAYAASDELHQAFVPGRGPALFDVGIDAMGAATALVLCWLWRRARRLT
- a CDS encoding prephenate dehydrogenase/arogenate dehydrogenase family protein codes for the protein MARICLVGLGLIGGSLHMALSGHHDLIGVDPDPAVLALAKERGIEATKDLAAGVEGADLVIVAVPLGKIPQVFKQLAPLVKPGTLVTDVGSVKGTVVRAGAPLFLEGAFVGGHPMAGTEQRGLSNAAEDLFEGCTYVLTPTNDAERKAGERVKELLAPLKARFVEMEPAAHDLAVAYTSHMPFLMATSVARIAQGATKDVPDLPLVAAAGFRDTTRLAMSNPTLGADICMANREALLHAIAAMRYQLSQFEIMLQNEITVGLEGLFSGVGKWREELKL